The genomic interval CGGACCGAAGTGTTCTCGTTCATCTGGTCGCCACGTGACCTGGACCGAAACGCAAAGCCCGACAAGGGAGTGGATCAGCGACAGCAGTGGGCGGGTTCTCGCAGTGGTTTCGCCGCTGGCAGCATCCCTCCGGATGCTGGTCATCGATGGGATGGACGCCGTCGAACCTACGGTCGATTCGACGGCGCTCGTACACATGTCAGGTGCGATGCTGCTGCCGTGGCCTAACCGTGTCGAGGATGCACGCTGGCGTCAGGGGACCACGGAGTATCAGCTAGAAGTCAACGAGCCCGAGCTGAACAACGCGAATCATGGGCTGCTCGCCGACCACGTGTTCGACATCGTCCACCGCGAATCTCGACGGGTGGATATGGCGGCAACGATCCGTCATGCGAAGGGCTACCCGTTCGATCTGAACGCGCTGATCTCGTACCGCGTCGACGCGCGCGGCCTGACGGTGAACACAACGCTCACGAACGTCGGGCGAGAACGTGCTCCCGTCGCGGTCGGAGCACACCCCTATTTACGTGTCGGGGATTCGAGAACGGATTCGCTCTCCCTCCGAATCGACGCCACGCACGGATACCACCTCGATGAGCGGAACATCCCACGCGAATCGTTTCACCTTTCCGGCTCGCCGGAGGACCTGAGGGATGAAACGCCGGTCCCGCGCGCACCTCGACACATGACCTATATGCGCGCCGACACCGGTCGCACCCTCACCCATTCACTGCGCACTCCGAGTGGGCGCGGAGTTGAGCTGTGGGCCGACCCCGACTTTCGCTGGACACAGCTGTACGTGTCGCCGTCCTTCCCGGCAGCGGCAGGCACTCACGAGGCGGTAGCTGTGGAGCCGATGACCGCTCCGCCTAACGCGCTCCGCACCGGCGAGGGCCTGCGATGGCTCGACCCAGATGAGTCCTGGAGCGTCAGCTGGGGCCTGAGGACTCTGTCGGGAATTGGAGATTCCGCGCCCTAAACCCGGTGGGGCTCACGCCGTGATGACGACGGAAGTGGCGTGAGAAGTAGAAGGGGTCGTCGTACCCCACGTCCCGCGCTATCTCTGCCACGGTGGCATCTGTAGCGTCCAGGAGCTGTCGGGCACGAGCCATGCGAAGAGCCGTGTGATGCGCGAGGACACCGCCCCCGGTCGCCTTGCGAAACAGGGCCGCCAGGTGGGGAGGAGAGACCCCCACGAGCCGGGCGACGTCCGCGACCCGCACCGCCCCGTCCAGCCGCTCCCTCAAATAGCTCATCGCCCGGTGTAGCGGGTCCTCGGGTGAGGGAAGGAGGCGGTCCACTGTTAGTTGAGTGAGCAGTTTGAAGGCGGCACCTGCCGAGGCGATGAGCCGGGCCGGCGTTTGATCCCGCTCTAGACCGGAGACGATCTCGTCGAAGAGCGCCACTGCCTTCTCCGGTGACTTCATGGCCACCGTCGGTCGAGTCTCAGAAACGTCGAGGCCCTTGATCAGCTCCGGCACGTCGCTTCCCGTGAGGTGAGCCCACCAGATCGTCCAGGGATGATTGGCATCGGCGCCGTAGGCGTGTGGGACGCCCCTCGGCAACAGTAGCGCTTGCTGCGCACCGATCCGATGCGTCGTCTCTCCGATACGAGCCCACCCTGTGCCAGCCGTGCACACGATCACAACGGTCTGGTCTATCCCTCTCGGCCTCGCCATCTGGTGGTCCAGAGCCTCTGGGTAGAAGCCAACATCCGTTACCAGGATGCGTCGCGTGACGGGTCTGGACAACGCTTCCAAGACGACGGGCCGCGGGAGAACAATCAGTCGTTGACCGCGGAATCCGTCCTCGATTGGCACGAGATCAGACTGGACGCTAGGTGCACGGTTTGTCCATAACGTCTGCTTTCGTGAGCGCTCTCACTGTCGAAGCGGATCGGAACGTCCATGCCCGACACGCTAAACGGCCATTCCCGACTCATGAAAGGGTTCCTAGCGTCTGGCGTAAGCGATGGCCCCCTGCCGTCGCACATCGCGAAAGGCGAAGCATGCACACTCGTACTAGACGGCGCAGTCTGAGTCGAAGAAGTCTCGCTCTTGGCGCAGCAGTAGCGCTGGGACTGTCGGTGATGACTGCCACCCCAGCGCTTGCGCTGACTACGCACACCATCACCTCCCCCAACGGCTCGGTCAATCTCACAGTCACCGACGAAGCAAATGGCTCGTTGACCTACAGCGTGACCGCCGGAACGCAGACCGTCTTCCGGTCTTCGCCACTGGGAATCACGACGAGTTCCACTGACTTCACATCAGGTCTGAGCTACACCGGCGAGACGCGCGCAGTCATCAACGAGACCTACTCCCTCCCCGCGGGTAGCAAGCCGAGCTACACGAACAACGGTCGCGAGATGACGCTGACCTACACGAAGAGCGGCGCCACGATGCAGCTCATCGCACGTGCGTACGACGATGGAATCGCATTCCGCTACCGGCTTCCCGGCAGCGGCACTGCAACCATCACGAACGAGACCACCGGATTCCGCCTCAACACGGCCGATGGCGGGTGGGCGGCGCCATGGAACGCCAACTACGAGCAGGACTACATGTACAGGACGCCCTCGTCGCTGAACTCGGGCTCTGATCTCACGATGCCAGCGCTGATCTCGGTGAATAACAATGCGTACTACGCCCTCATCACCGAAGCTAACGTGAACAACTCAAACGCGTCGTTCGCCCCCGCACTCCTGAAGGGAGACGGCGCAGGCAACGGGCTCCTGAAGGTCAGCCGGACCCCCGATCAAGGATTCCCGATCTCGAGCCCGTACCCATTCCAGACGCCCTGGCGAACGGCGATCGTGACCTCGAACCTCGACAAGCTCTATAACAGCGACCTCGTGCAGAACCTCAACCCGCCAGCAGCTTCGACTCCGACCTGGGTCAAGCCTGGACGCGCGGCGTGGAACTGGTTCGTCGACCCCGACGGTCCCCGCACGCTCGCCAACCAGAAGGAGACGATCGATTTCGCCGCGGAGATGGGTTTCGAGTACGTCACCGTCGACTGCTGCTACACGCCGAGCGTGGACCTTCCCGCCATCTCTGCCTACGCCAAACAGCGAGGCGTGAAAGTATTCGCGTGGGTGACCGCCGACGCCGGAA from Microbacterium aurum carries:
- a CDS encoding aldose epimerase family protein, with product MTWTETQSPTREWISDSSGRVLAVVSPLAASLRMLVIDGMDAVEPTVDSTALVHMSGAMLLPWPNRVEDARWRQGTTEYQLEVNEPELNNANHGLLADHVFDIVHRESRRVDMAATIRHAKGYPFDLNALISYRVDARGLTVNTTLTNVGRERAPVAVGAHPYLRVGDSRTDSLSLRIDATHGYHLDERNIPRESFHLSGSPEDLRDETPVPRAPRHMTYMRADTGRTLTHSLRTPSGRGVELWADPDFRWTQLYVSPSFPAAAGTHEAVAVEPMTAPPNALRTGEGLRWLDPDESWSVSWGLRTLSGIGDSAP
- a CDS encoding AraC family transcriptional regulator, yielding MPIEDGFRGQRLIVLPRPVVLEALSRPVTRRILVTDVGFYPEALDHQMARPRGIDQTVVIVCTAGTGWARIGETTHRIGAQQALLLPRGVPHAYGADANHPWTIWWAHLTGSDVPELIKGLDVSETRPTVAMKSPEKAVALFDEIVSGLERDQTPARLIASAGAAFKLLTQLTVDRLLPSPEDPLHRAMSYLRERLDGAVRVADVARLVGVSPPHLAALFRKATGGGVLAHHTALRMARARQLLDATDATVAEIARDVGYDDPFYFSRHFRRHHGVSPTGFRARNLQFPTESSGPS